The window gtgaagggggtccgaatgagaggggaatgagtcagaggtctgccagagagccacgagctggccacgctcgttcacgtgagagcgagctctgttccattgcaattctgaagacaaaaggaattctccggttggaacattattgaagatttatgttaaaaacatcctaaagattgattctatactttgtttgacatgtttctatggactgtaacagaactttttgactttgtctgctcctagtgaacgcgcttcgtgagtttggatttgtttaacaaacgcgctaacaaaaggagctatttggacatgaatgatggacattatcgaacaaaacaaacatttattgtggaactgggattcctgggagtgcattctgatgaagatcatcaaaggtaagtgaatatttagaatgttatttctgacttctgttgactgcacaatatggcggatatctttttggcttgtttgggctctgagcgccgtactcagattattgcatggtttgctttttccgtaaagcttttttgaaatctgacacagtggttgcattaaggagaagtgtatctaaagttccatgtataacacttgtattttcatcaacatttatgatgagtatttttgtaaaatcaccagatgtttttggaactactgaacataacgcgccaatgtatacttacgatttttttatataaatatgaactttatcgaacaaaacatacatgtattgtgtaacatgaagtcctatgagtgttatctgatgaagatcatcaaaggttagtgatacattttatctctatttctgctttttgtgactcctctctttggctggaaaaatggctgtgacttggctctgacctagcataattgtttgtggtgctttcgccgaaaagcctatttgaaatcggacactgtggtgggattaacaagaagtgtatctttaaaatggtgtgaaatacttgtatgttagAGGGATttaaattatgagatttctgttgtttgaatttggcgccctgcactttcactggctgttgtcatatcgatcccgttagcgggatctcagccctaagaagttttaagggctcgtaagtaagcaacttcactgtaaggtctacaccagttgtattcggcgcatgtgacaaatacaatttgatacaGTTGAAAAACGATTTTGTATTAGTAAAGCATTAGGGGAAAAAATAACTCACCATTTTACCGATCATCATGACATACGGTCCTGCTTGCTGGTTGACTGCCAGAATATCTAGGAGTCTCACGTACCAGAAGATGATATTCAAGCAATACACAGTCCGGCCTGGGACAAGCACATCCTCTCCTCCGATCCTCAATCCAAAGCCCACAAAGAAGGTGACAATAGCCAGGAAGTCTGAGAGGTTAAAATAGTCACTGAACCAGACTTTAACCTTCTGGCTAATCTTCCCAGCTTCAGACATAAACATCTACAAAGAAACAGAACAGACAATAGGACATGAGTGCATCCAGTGAACTGagagctcaaatcaaatcaacaatGGAAACAAAGTGATAGAAATGGAGAGATATTCTATCATGAATTTGGAGTCAGTACTTCTCTGTTTAAACTGTCAACTAGAAGAATAAGGAGCTTGTTTAAAGCAAATTGAACTAAACAAAATGGTACTGAATCCTCTGAGAGACAAAGATAGCTGGGTAAGTGTCTTGTCCTTCTCATACAAATGAAGTCATAGGGTCCATTTCAAATggcaaaagcagtgcactatatagcaaATACAATGCCAATTGGAACATAAACATATTGATGCAGGGAGCAGCATTAGCGTACCTCTCGTATCTTCTCGATGGCGGAGGTGAATATGTAGAGGATGACCACCCACTCTTGAGGAGACGGAAACTCGGGCATCCGGACCAGAACGACAAACGAGTACAGCATCAGAAAGCCCAGGTACGCCAGCTATCCaggggaaaacacacacacacacacacacacacctttacacaGGCTATTATACGGACCCACAACACACACCTTTACATACCATACACAGGCTATGATACAGACCCACAACACACACCTTTATATACCATACACAGGCTATTATACAGACCCACAACACACACCTTTATATACCATACACAGGCTATTATACAGACCCACAACACACACCTTTACATACCATACACAGGCTATTATACGGACCCACAACACACACCTTTACATACCATACACAGGCTATTATACAGACCCACAAACGTACACCAGCTAGCCaggagacacacaacacacacgaaCCTTAAATTATGGTTATCACGGTACCAGTACCGCGATACTAGGAAGTAAGGAAGGAAAGGAAAAATGAAGCAGACTTAGCTACTTGAGGAAAACAGTCCTAATGTTGGAAAAAAACGACCTTATGTTGTCACTGAGTCACATTTGTTTATTTTGCAATCTATAGCACACACTGTTGTACAACAGCACCACAGAGTGAAGTCTGCTTTGTGTTTGTTTTGGTATTGTAGTATTGTGATACTGGTATTGTAGTATTGTGATACTGGTATTGTAGTATTGTGATACCAATATCGATACTGGTAACACACACGCACTCTAATACAGAAAGTACCAGGTAAGCGTAAAGCTGATTGAAAATGCTTCTTTATTGTTACTAAACCCTTGTCCAAGACAATGCACAAGGCCCATATTTAAAAAGTGTCCCCCGATCCATATAATCTTATTTAAAATCTATATCAACCCTTCTCAAACCTTTTCTCAGAGACCCCCAGATATTCCATGTATTTGAACTATTCCAGAACTAGCACACCCGAATCAACTAGTTAACTTATCATCAAGCCCTCGACCAGGTAAAACCGGTGTGCTAGTTTAGCGCCgtcagaggagaggtttgaaaaaGTCTGATCTGTAGGGGTCATTATGacctaaaaggctaaactgatcctatatcagcaGTCCTACTTTGTTCCTGCTTTGTGACATACCCCCAGGTCTTTTTAAAGGTGAACACTGTGAGCCTGACTAGTGAAGCATGAAGTGGAGGAAACGACAGCATTCAACAACACCTCTCAGCCATTATACAGACCCACCCTAGACATCAGTCATTCTAACTATGGCCCGGGGGTTAGGTAGGGTGTGTGTGGCTGTTGGAGGGCCGTGACTAAACTGAGACTGATCAGTGTGGGGATCAGTGCTGACTGAGGCAGGCAGGGTTATTATGTGGAAgcagagatcatgtgacagacatGCAGTGAGAGCTGGATCATTGTGTGGCAGGCAGTATAATTATGTTGATTTTGATTGTGGGGTAGATAAGCATTGATCTGGGTACAGCAGCTATAGTTATGTTAAGGACTGTTCTACTGATGCTATCAGAACATGCAAATGAAGCCAGGGCACCTGGAAAACCACCTgagggtacgtgtgtgtgtgtgtgtgtgtgaagtatgCAGGGGGTGGGAGGTAGAGCTCTGGAAAAGTACACACACGCCCcagcctccctctgtcctctcaacATGAACACGTTTCATGTCAGCCCTCACCGGTCTCAGAGTACACACACTGGGCGAGTTGTGCTCATTTTTAGACCGTTACATTACATTGCTTCGAACGGGAAATCTCCACCCACCCGGGACACAAAGCGATGCAAAACAaactcatccacacacacagagaggatacAGGAAATATCCCACGAGGAGAAAGGAAACATCCCTTCCATTCAAGCTGCTTAGCGGCTCCACAGGGGAAACCTTGGTAGTCAGAACTCTGCTGTACCATTAAACATAGTAAGGCCCAGAGTGTCTGCTAGTCAGCTCACATGGAGGGGGTAGAGCCAGGGGTTAGGGTGTCATACCGTGTTGAACCAGAACTTGACGATGGGGGCGTGGTAAAAGGCGTAGAACTTCCTGGTTAGAGGAAGTCTTCGGGAGCGGACCTGTGTCTCCGCCTCATCCTTCACCTCCACGGTGTCATCCGCCTTCGCCTCCTGGAACACGTCCTGGAGAAGATTCATGTTTAATAACGCCTCTTTAATAGACTGTATAGACATGTATGCATATGTATATGTCCATATATATACATGCAGACTGAAAACAGACCACAGCACCAGAAATTAAGAAACCATGAATTAACAGAACTGcagtccaaccctctctctcataTAGCTACCCCTCATAGCTAAACCACAGGACCATCATAGCTACCCCTCATAGCTAAACCCCAGGATCATCATAGCTACCCCTCATAGCTAAACCCCAGGACCATCATAGCTAAACCCCAGGACCATCATAGTTACCCCTCATAGATAAACCCCAGGACCATCATAGCTAAACCCCAGGATCATCATAGCTACCCCTCATTGCTAAACCACAGGACCATCATAGCTACCCCTCATAGCTAAACCCCAGGACCATCATAGCTAAACCCCAGGATCATCATAGCTAACCCTTATAGCTAAACCCCAGGACCATCATAGCTACCCCTCATAGCTAAACCCCAGGACCATCATAGCTAAACCTCAGGACCCTCATAGCTACCCCTCATAGCTAAACCCCAGGACCATCATAGCTACCCCTCATAGCTAAACCCAAGGATCATCAGAATACCAGTAGCACCAGTGTACTTGCCAGAACAGACACAGTAAGATAAGAAAATACAACATAAAGTAAGATAACAGATGAGATGAACTCTGTCATATTGATTCTGACCATCTGTATGTTGTCGGTGGTGTTCTGGAAGTTGTGTTCGCTGTCCTCCATGGTCATCTGATGGGCGTCCTGACTCTGAGGGATGTGGGACATCTCTGCCTTTGTCTTGTACTCCAACAGGAGGATGGCAGGAGGCACAAGGATACTGAGGATCACCTAGAGAtatatacattattatattaatattagatttttaaaatgtatttattgtataTGTTTATTTATGTTTACTCAGGAGGGACCAGGATAATGAGAATCACCTGGAAAAACATAATACATCTATAATTCCCATCCAAGCACAGAAACCTGTCGaacactattgtgtgtgtgtgtgtgcgtatgtatatACACTGCATTGCTGGGCAGTGTCACCTTGTACCAGGAGTTCTTCCTCATGTTGAGTCGTCCCATCCACATGTCTGACAGCAGCAGCTGGGTACAGGTGTGAGCCACGAAGGGTCGTAACCGCGACGACACGGCCAGCTTCAGACAGGTGCTGTTACTCCAGTTCTTCAGTTCGTAGGTCAGCAGTTTCATCGCCATGGTTTCATCCTGTCTGAACGACTGCTCCAGGAGGTCCACTGCTAGGGTGCCAAATTCACTATGAaataataatcatcatcaacCCTACATTACTCCAGACATCATCCCTCTGAACATGACACACACATACCACGGTATCAAACTCACTGAAAACATCAAACATCAGTCACTTCACTCACAAAAATAGTCTGATCCATTACATACTAATACTCAGTAATACTCATACTTCAAGTAGCCTTGAGTGTTAGTGACTACTAGTAGTAATACATCATACTTGGAGTACTTAAAGTATTAGTATGTTATCTGTCACATATTATAGTAGTCTTGAGTATTAGTGAGGATTTTAGTGTCCTAGTTATTTGGTGTGTAATGTGTCATACTTGGAGTAGTCCTTGAGTTCCTGGGAGGTGTCGTCGACGACGTCACTCTTCTTGGCCTCATAGCCCATGGAGCGACAGAGTTTACAGGCCACCAGGGccttggccatgctttcctccccATGCTGCCAGAAGAACAGAGACATCTTCTGCCTATTCATCAGGACGGCCCACATCAGCAGCTCATTGAACGGGTACGGGAATCTGCGTGTCTCCGGGTCGTCGATGTCAACTATCTCCTCCTTGGCTTTTTTCTTGGACTGGTCTGTCGCCGACTCCAActaagagggagaggggtgggtgTCAAGAGGGGGATTTGAATGTAATCTGATGGCTCAGTTCTGTGGGTTTGTAtggctgattgtgtgtgtgtgtgtgtgtacgtacacaCCTTGGGTTTGTagtgatttgatttatttcattcATGCTCGCAGTCAACAAGAATAATGCAGAATGCAGTTACATTCAGACAATAGTTCAAAAACAAGACACTACACTAAATAAAAAAGGTACCATCTTACAAGAAATTACAGTTTAAAGTGACACATTTTGTTATTGAAAAGTCTGGTGGCAGATGTCAATGGTAGAATTTTTCAGCCTATTTTTCCTTGCGTTGATGCTGGACAGTTGGTTCTGGTTGCGGAGGACTCTGCCAGTACTCTCCCCTTCTCTGTGGTAGGAGATCCTGCAGACGGTGGTCAGGTTGGTGCATGTCAGTGACCAATCTTACTGCTGCTTGCTCTCTCCATGGCTGTAGTGGTGGAAGGGTCAGTGGGATGTCTCTGTTTTTGTTATTATCTTGCTTGTCCTTTCCTGTACCCTATCCAGTGCAGCATCTTTGTGCAGCCTACCAGCAACACACTGGCATACTCCAGGCATGGTCGGATTACATTGGTATACATTTCCACAAGGTCATCAGTGGACAGGCTGTTTCTTGCCATCACACAAGTCACAGTGTGTTCTCAAATATGACTCTTCACGTTGTGCGTGTGTACCTTGGGTTTGTATGGCTGTGCAGTCTTGATGAAGTGGTTGTGCCTGGTCTTCTCCTTCTTGTCGGCCTGGATACTGAACGACTCTTGGCTCTTCCTCAGGTGGGACCCAGGCCCTGCAGAGTGGCGACCTGacctctggagagagacagagaaaaagataGAGAACTGTTTACTTTCACCATTACTCTAAATGAATCAATCAGTGAAAGATCAAAATAACCTGTGTGAACAATGAGTTTAACCCTTGACCCTGAAGCAAACTAACGGTTTGACCTTTTATCttcaaccctcaaccctaaccGTTAACCCTTACCCTGCTGTTGCCATGGAGATTGTTGTAGATGATCCTGAAGCGTTTCCTGGTGTAGTTGCACCTGTAAGTCCCGCCCATCAGGTACTCTATCACCAGGCCAATGTCAATTAAGGTCATCTTGTAGTTTGGGGGGAGATTACCCTGGAAACAATTAGTCATAGTGAGCCATACTAATCAACAACACCATCAATTACTATTGTTCAAATTAATTCAAACGTTGACAATCAATGGTTGACAAGAAGTCAAAGACGTACCTGTTTGACATCCCTTACGAGGTTGAAGAGCGTGGGATTGGTAGGGGATTGTTTCTGGAACAGAAGAGACACAGATAAACACGATGCCCAGCAGGACCATGGATAAACAGACTGTTTAGAAATGATTTGACAGAATACGAATCAAACGTTAGATTTGAGAGGTTGCACTTGTGATGAGAACAGTAATGGTACCAGCATAGAGCCCTGTGGAGccgtgtgtgtgttaccgtgtTGTATAGCTCccccagccgtgtgtgtgtgtgtgtgtgttaccgtgtTGTATAGCTCCTccagccatgtgtgtgtgtgtgttaccgtgtTGTATAGCTCccccagccgtgtgtgtgtgtgtgttaccgtgtTGTATAGCTCctccagccgtgtgtgtgtgtgtgttaccgtgtTGTATAGCTCctccagccgtgtgtgtgtgtgtgttaccgtgtTGTATAGCTCCTCCAGCCGTGTGATGGTAAGGAACCTGTGCATGCTAACTCCATTCTCAATCAGGAGCTTCACAAACTCCACACGGTCCATCACTAAGGCATCCAGCATGGCCTGCTCCAACGAACCCacctgcgcgcacacacacacacacctctcaacaAGGATCCAACATTGATTGCACTAACAATGaataaatacaccagaccagttCAGACTAGTGAAAATAAACAGTCTACTGGCAGCCTTGCTGTAGTCTGTCCCTTGGCTCATATAGGACCACTGATTCTGGAGTGGCTAGCTTAGGAGATATTTGGGGTTTAAATTACATTTGTTCATTTAGGCTGATACTGATGAACAGCACATTCATAATAAATGCAGTCttgacagacagccagccacataaacagagagagacagccagccagccagagacagAGCCAAAGAGAGCCAGccaaagacagagacaaagagagccagccagccacataAACAGagatagccagccagccagagacagagacagagccaaagagagccagccagccagccagagacagagacaaagacaaagagagccagccagccagccagagacagagacaaagagagccagccagccagccagagccaaAGAGAGCCAGCCAGAGCCAAAGAGagtcagccagacagagacagagccaaagagagccagccagccagccagccagccagagccaaAGAGAGCCAGCCAGAGCCAAAGAGagtcagccagacagagacagagccaaagagagccagccagccacacactGATAGACGTACCAGTAGCTGCTGTCCGTAGACAAACACATGGTTCTTGGCGATGTCCACCCGGTCCCAGGCCAGAGTCAGAACCAGCTGGTCAAACGCAGACTCATTGGTGCCTGGAGGAGCAGCACACAAATCACATGTTATTGGTCCCATGcgtcaaatacaacaggtgtagactttccTGGAAAATGCTCACTAGCGAgccccttcccaacaatgcagagataaaaagacaaatatttgctaaataaaaaggaaatagtaacaaacacattaacgaggctatatacgaggagtaccagtactgagtcaatgtgcagggttacCAGGTAGTGTGTAGTATGTACATGTGGATAGGGTTAGAAGTGACAAGGTaatcaggatatataataaacagagtagcagcagcgtaaacacacacacatgcacagcatatatatatatatatatatatataacacacacatcacatatataacacacacacaaactaattGCTAGGCAAAGCCACATGAATTGTGTGTTTCCTGTTGACTTAGCTGCAGGATTTAGAGAAGAAGGCCAGGGGGAGACAGTACAGAAACAACCATACAGAATAATACAGATGAATTACcatactaaatcaccactactgTTTTACACAGAACCATATCCTAACATGGGATCCAATGTACACTCTAACCATCCATATAAACCCATGCATGAAGTCAGAGTTACACACCAAGTTAGTATTCTAGTGGATGAATGCTAAACAATCCCTCTCAGGGGGCTCCTGGCACATGTTTTCATATGGTTTGGGAGTGCCCATGGGTTTTACATTTCTGAAGTTGTGTTTCATCCGCTCTTTGTGACATAATGGGTAGAAATGTACCATGTTCCCCATCTCTTTTATTGTTAAatgatgacactactttagacctatCTGTCAAACAGCGACATATTTGGCCTCACGTTGGCAGGCTCCTCATACTTTAAGCAGACAGCAGTGTCTGCCATCATTCATGGATATTATAAACATGGAAATATATGTAGGACTCACGCATGGGGCGAGTGAAAGTCAACATATGACTCTGTAAAAAGACTGCTATTGTGAACCACTAATCTAACTTGGGTTGGGGAAGTCCTGTGGGTGGGTGTGGGATGGGAACTTTGTCTTGTTCGGTCTTGTCACTTGTTCCTCTGTCTATGTGTACCCGTTTTGTGTACcttattaaaaatataaataatagtgCATACTAATACACAGTCAAATACAACTACCATAGAGAGAGAATTTCCTACAGGATTTCCTTTTGGTAAAGTTTAAAGTTCAAGTCGTATTTTCAGGATGTAAATCCTGATGTGGGAGACGGGACATTTCCATATttactaacatgtctctgtaacCTTCTGGTTCATCTGATATGTTTATGGAAGAAATCTTAATGTAACTGTCCAAAGAAAATCTCACATTTAACAGCTCCATCTGTTAACTCAAACCCAAATCATGTTGTTGACTTATACTCTTCCTATACTCATGTGACCAAAGCATAaattacagaaaaaaacacttgaaAAACCCCACCTCAAAGTTGTATATCAAACAGAGCGTTTCAAAAATGCTTGCCATTTCCTCATAGCGGACACGTCTTATATTTCCTCATAGAGGAGACTTCTCATTATCACAGAGATGGCTCATTAGCTGATGTGGCTAAACCAGCCATttacacc is drawn from Salvelinus fontinalis isolate EN_2023a chromosome 4, ASM2944872v1, whole genome shotgun sequence and contains these coding sequences:
- the trpm7 gene encoding transient receptor potential cation channel subfamily M member 7 isoform X6, with protein sequence MSQKSWIESTFTKRECVHILPVSKDPHRCLPGCQICQQLVRCCCGRLVRQHAGFTASLAMKYSDVNLGGGAEGGVQPELEEWAVDKHTQESPTDAYGIVNFQGGSHSYRAKYVRLSHDSRPESILRLMLNEWQMELPKILISVHGGIQNFDLHPRIKQVVGKGLIKAAVTTGAWILTGGVNTGVAKHVGDALKEHCSRSSRKICTIGVAPWGVIENRNDLIGRDVVAPYQTLLNPLSKLNVLNNLHSHFLLVDDGTVGKYGAEVELRRELEKHIKLQRIHARIGQGVPVVALIFEGGPNVILTVLEYLQETPPVPVVVCEGTGRAADILAYVHKQTEEGGGLPDGVETEIIATIKKTFNFSHSDALHLFQTLMECMKSKELITVFHIGSEDHQDIDVAILRALLKGTNESAFDQLVLTLAWDRVDIAKNHVFVYGQQLLVGSLEQAMLDALVMDRVEFVKLLIENGVSMHRFLTITRLEELYNTVTHTHTRLEELYNTVTHTHTRLEELYNTVTHTHTRLGELYNTVTHTHTWLEELYNTKQSPTNPTLFNLVRDVKQGNLPPNYKMTLIDIGLVIEYLMGGTYRCNYTRKRFRIIYNNLHGNSRRSGRHSAGPGSHLRKSQESFSIQADKKEKTRHNHFIKTAQPYKPKLESATDQSKKKAKEEIVDIDDPETRRFPYPFNELLMWAVLMNRQKMSLFFWQHGEESMAKALVACKLCRSMGYEAKKSDVVDDTSQELKDYSNEFGTLAVDLLEQSFRQDETMAMKLLTYELKNWSNSTCLKLAVSSRLRPFVAHTCTQLLLSDMWMGRLNMRKNSW